In Marivivens aquimaris, one genomic interval encodes:
- a CDS encoding DMT family transporter: MDHSLGNRRGAMLMVIGAAAFTLNDTCLKALSAHLPLFQTLFLRGVGNTIILGMLAFAFGQMRFSYSRHDWMLIGIRSLAEAFAAVLFVTALFHMELANATAIMQAMPIVMTVVGALWLKEKVGWRRTMATLVGFIGVLMIVHPGTDNFNIYSLFALATVATVSVRDLAARRMSANVPSIFAAWSAASAVAIVCGAGSIFEDWQPVSGTSVLLLFGAMAFVMTGYIMSVMAVRVGEISFVSPFRYASLLVGITMGYLVFGDLPNGLEFAGCVVVVASGLFILLRERSLEKEN, encoded by the coding sequence ATGGATCACTCGCTCGGCAACCGCCGCGGCGCGATGCTGATGGTTATCGGTGCCGCCGCTTTCACTTTGAACGACACATGCCTCAAGGCGCTTTCGGCGCACTTGCCGCTGTTTCAGACGCTATTTTTGCGCGGTGTCGGCAATACCATCATCTTGGGTATGCTGGCTTTTGCCTTCGGGCAGATGCGGTTTTCCTACAGCCGTCACGACTGGATGCTCATCGGTATCCGTTCGCTAGCCGAAGCCTTCGCAGCCGTGCTTTTCGTGACCGCGCTGTTCCACATGGAGCTCGCCAACGCGACGGCGATCATGCAGGCGATGCCCATCGTTATGACGGTGGTGGGCGCACTTTGGCTGAAGGAGAAAGTCGGCTGGCGGCGGACAATGGCGACTTTGGTCGGTTTCATCGGCGTGTTGATGATCGTCCATCCGGGGACCGACAACTTCAATATCTACTCGCTATTCGCTCTGGCGACAGTTGCAACTGTATCGGTGAGGGACCTCGCGGCACGTCGAATGTCGGCGAACGTACCGTCGATATTTGCCGCATGGAGCGCAGCTTCGGCGGTTGCGATTGTATGCGGCGCTGGTTCGATCTTCGAAGACTGGCAACCTGTGTCCGGTACGAGCGTGCTCTTGTTGTTCGGCGCGATGGCCTTTGTGATGACCGGCTACATCATGTCCGTCATGGCGGTGAGGGTAGGGGAGATCAGCTTCGTGTCGCCATTCCGCTACGCCTCCCTGCTGGTCGGGATTACGATGGGCTACCTCGTGTTCGGCGACCTTCCCAACGGTTTGGAATTTGCGGGTTGCGTCGTTGTCGTTGCCAGTGGTCTATTCATCCTGCTTCGTGAAAGGTCGTTGGAAAAGGAAAACTAG
- the rpsG gene encoding 30S ribosomal protein S7 → MSRRHAAEKREVLPDAKFGDRVVTKFMNNLMIDGKKSVAEKIVYNAFDRVEGKLKKAPVEVFHEALDNVKPSVEVRSRRVGGATYQVPVEVRPERREALAIRWLIAAAKNRNENTMEERLAGELLDAVNGRGTAVKKREDTHKMADANKAFSHYRW, encoded by the coding sequence ATGTCGCGTCGTCACGCCGCTGAGAAACGTGAAGTTCTGCCCGATGCCAAGTTTGGCGATCGTGTAGTCACGAAATTCATGAACAACCTGATGATCGATGGTAAAAAATCGGTCGCAGAAAAAATCGTATACAACGCATTCGACCGCGTTGAAGGCAAGCTGAAGAAAGCTCCCGTGGAAGTATTCCACGAAGCTCTCGACAACGTTAAGCCGTCGGTCGAAGTTCGTTCGCGCCGCGTTGGTGGTGCTACTTACCAGGTTCCGGTCGAAGTTCGTCCCGAGCGTCGCGAAGCGCTGGCTATCCGCTGGCTGATCGCTGCTGCGAAGAACCGCAACGAGAACACCATGGAAGAACGTCTTGCTGGCGAACTTCTGGACGCTGTTAACGGCCGTGGTACTGCCGTGAAGAAGCGCGAAGACACCCACAAGATGGCCGACGCGAACAAAGCGTTCAGCCACTACCGCTGGTAA
- the rpoB gene encoding DNA-directed RNA polymerase subunit beta codes for MAQSYLGQKRLRKYYGKIREVLEMPNLIEVQKSSYDLFLRSGDEDTPRDGEGIKGVFQSVFPIKDFNETAVLEFVKYELEKPKFDVDECMQRDLTYSAPLKVTLRLIVFDVDEDTGAKSVKDIKEQDVFMGDMPLMTPNGTFIVNGTERVIVSQMHRSPGVFFDHDKGKTHSSGKLLFACRIIPYRGSWLDFEFDAKDLVYARIDRRRKLPVTTLLYALGLDQESIMNAYYDTVEFSLDKKAHGWVTKFFPERVRGTRPAYDLVDADTGEVICKAGDKVTPRAVKKLIDEGKVTKLLVPFNHIVGKFIAEDVINEETGAIYVEAGDELTLEMDKDGEIIGGTVKELIDAGITDLPVLDIDNINVGPYIRNTMAADKNMNRDTALMDIYRVMRPGEPPTVEAASNLFDTLFFDSERYDLSAVGRVKMNMRLALDAEDTQRTLRKEDIISCIKALVELRDGKGEVDDIDHLGNRRVRSVGELMENQYRVGLLRMERAIKERMSSVEIDTVMPQDLINAKPAAAAVREFFGSSQLSQFMDQTNPLSEVTHKRRLSALGPGGLTRERAGFEVRDVHPTHYGRMCPIETPEGPNIGLINSLATFARVNKYGFIETPYRKVVEGKVSDDVSYMSATEEMRHTVAQANATLDENGVFQNELVNTRQAGEYTLAPRESVDLIDVSPKQLVSVAASLIPFLENDDANRALMGSNMQRQAVPLLQASAPLVGTGIEGKVAIDSGAAITARRAGIIDQVDATRVVVRATADLEVGDPGVDIYRLRKFQRSNQNTCINQRPLVKVGDTVGKGEVIADGPSTDMGELALGKNVIVAFMPWNGYNYEDSILISERIVKDDVFTSVHIEEFEVAARDTKLGPEEITRDIPNVGEEALRNLDEAGIVYIGAEVGPGDILVGKITPKGESPMTPEEKLLRAIFGEKASDVRDTSLRLPPGDYGTVVEVRVFNRHGVEKDERALQIEREEVERLARDRDDELAILDRNIYARLKSMILGKEGVKGPRGFKSGSVITEETLGELSRGQWWQLALKDEDDAKIVEALNEQYEIQKRSLDARFEDKVEKVRRGDDLPPGVMKMVKVFIAVKRKLQPGDKMAGRHGNKGVISRVVPIEDMPFLADGTPVDFVLNPLGVPSRMNVGQILETHMGWASRGLGLQIDEALDEYRRSGDMTPVRDALKITYGDDVYEEGFADLEEQKLLELAGNARGGVPIATPVFDGAKEADVNDALARAGFDTSGQSDLFDGRTGEKFARQVTVGVKYLLKLHHLVDDKIHARSTGPYSLVTQQPLGGKAQFGGQRFGEMEVWALEAYGAAYTLQEMLTVKSDDVAGRTKVYESIVKGEDNFEAGVPESFNVLVKEVRGLGLNMELLDAEDDE; via the coding sequence ATGGCTCAGAGCTACCTTGGCCAGAAACGCCTGCGTAAATACTACGGCAAAATTCGTGAAGTACTGGAGATGCCGAACCTGATCGAGGTTCAGAAGTCTTCGTACGACCTTTTCCTCCGTTCGGGTGACGAAGACACTCCGCGCGACGGCGAAGGCATCAAAGGTGTTTTCCAATCTGTTTTCCCGATTAAGGACTTCAACGAGACTGCGGTTCTCGAGTTCGTAAAGTACGAGCTTGAAAAGCCGAAGTTCGACGTTGACGAGTGTATGCAGCGCGACCTGACTTACTCGGCGCCGCTGAAAGTTACGCTCCGCCTGATCGTATTCGATGTCGACGAAGACACCGGTGCGAAGTCGGTTAAAGACATCAAAGAACAAGACGTCTTCATGGGCGACATGCCCCTGATGACTCCGAACGGTACATTCATCGTCAACGGTACCGAGCGTGTGATCGTATCCCAGATGCACCGCTCGCCGGGCGTATTCTTCGACCACGACAAGGGCAAGACCCACTCGTCGGGTAAGCTGCTGTTCGCATGCCGCATCATTCCCTACCGCGGCTCGTGGCTCGACTTCGAATTCGACGCCAAGGACCTTGTCTACGCACGTATCGACCGTCGCCGTAAACTTCCGGTCACGACCCTGCTGTACGCACTGGGTCTCGACCAGGAAAGCATCATGAATGCTTACTACGACACCGTCGAATTCTCGCTCGACAAGAAGGCCCACGGCTGGGTAACGAAGTTCTTCCCGGAACGGGTGCGGGGTACCCGTCCGGCGTATGACCTCGTTGACGCCGACACCGGTGAAGTCATCTGCAAGGCAGGCGACAAGGTTACACCGCGCGCCGTCAAGAAGCTCATCGACGAAGGTAAGGTCACCAAGCTTCTGGTGCCGTTCAACCACATCGTCGGCAAGTTCATCGCTGAGGACGTCATCAACGAAGAAACCGGTGCGATCTATGTCGAAGCCGGTGACGAGTTGACCCTCGAGATGGACAAAGACGGCGAAATCATCGGCGGTACCGTTAAGGAACTGATCGACGCCGGCATCACCGATCTTCCGGTTCTCGACATCGACAACATCAACGTCGGTCCGTACATCCGCAACACCATGGCTGCCGATAAGAACATGAACCGCGACACCGCGCTCATGGACATCTATCGTGTCATGCGTCCGGGTGAGCCGCCGACCGTTGAAGCTGCTTCGAACCTGTTCGACACCCTGTTCTTCGATAGCGAACGCTATGACCTCTCGGCTGTTGGCCGCGTGAAGATGAACATGCGTCTCGCACTCGACGCAGAAGACACCCAGCGTACCCTGCGCAAGGAAGACATCATTTCCTGCATCAAGGCGCTGGTTGAGCTTCGCGACGGCAAGGGCGAAGTCGACGACATCGACCACCTCGGTAACCGCCGTGTCCGTTCGGTCGGCGAACTGATGGAAAACCAGTACCGCGTCGGTCTGCTCCGCATGGAGCGCGCGATCAAGGAACGTATGTCCTCGGTCGAGATCGACACTGTCATGCCGCAGGACCTGATCAACGCGAAGCCGGCTGCCGCCGCTGTGCGTGAATTTTTCGGTTCCTCGCAGCTGTCGCAGTTCATGGACCAAACCAACCCGCTTTCGGAAGTCACCCACAAGCGCCGTCTTTCGGCTCTTGGACCGGGCGGTCTGACCCGTGAGCGTGCAGGCTTCGAAGTTCGCGACGTCCACCCGACCCACTACGGTCGTATGTGTCCGATTGAGACGCCGGAAGGTCCGAACATCGGTCTGATCAACTCGCTGGCAACCTTCGCTCGCGTCAACAAGTACGGCTTCATCGAAACCCCGTACCGCAAAGTTGTCGAAGGCAAAGTTTCGGACGACGTGTCGTACATGTCGGCCACCGAAGAGATGCGTCACACCGTAGCTCAGGCCAACGCAACCCTCGACGAAAACGGCGTTTTCCAGAACGAACTGGTCAACACCCGTCAGGCCGGTGAATACACCCTCGCTCCGCGTGAGTCGGTTGACCTCATCGACGTTTCGCCGAAGCAGCTGGTCTCGGTCGCTGCATCGCTGATCCCGTTCCTCGAAAACGACGACGCTAACCGCGCTCTTATGGGCTCGAACATGCAACGTCAGGCAGTTCCGCTGCTGCAGGCATCGGCTCCGCTCGTCGGCACCGGTATCGAAGGCAAGGTTGCGATCGACTCTGGCGCTGCGATCACCGCACGCCGCGCTGGTATCATCGACCAAGTCGATGCGACCCGTGTTGTTGTTCGTGCGACTGCTGACCTCGAAGTCGGTGACCCCGGCGTTGACATCTACCGTCTGCGCAAGTTCCAGCGTTCGAACCAGAACACCTGCATCAACCAGCGTCCGCTGGTGAAGGTAGGCGATACCGTTGGTAAGGGCGAAGTCATCGCCGACGGTCCGTCGACCGATATGGGCGAACTGGCTCTGGGTAAGAACGTCATCGTCGCGTTCATGCCGTGGAACGGTTACAACTACGAAGACTCCATCCTGATCTCCGAACGTATCGTGAAGGACGACGTATTCACCTCGGTTCACATCGAGGAATTCGAAGTCGCTGCACGTGACACGAAGCTCGGGCCGGAAGAAATCACCCGCGACATCCCGAACGTCGGTGAAGAAGCGCTGCGTAACCTCGACGAGGCCGGCATCGTTTACATCGGCGCCGAAGTCGGACCTGGCGATATCCTTGTCGGTAAGATCACTCCGAAGGGCGAAAGCCCGATGACGCCGGAAGAAAAGCTTCTCCGCGCCATCTTCGGTGAAAAGGCTTCGGACGTCCGTGACACCTCGCTGCGTCTGCCGCCGGGTGACTATGGTACCGTTGTGGAAGTTCGCGTCTTCAACCGTCACGGCGTCGAGAAAGACGAACGTGCGTTGCAGATCGAGCGTGAAGAAGTCGAACGTCTGGCACGTGACCGTGACGACGAGCTCGCAATTCTCGACCGCAACATCTACGCCCGTCTCAAGTCGATGATCCTCGGCAAAGAGGGTGTCAAAGGTCCGCGCGGCTTCAAGTCGGGTTCGGTTATCACCGAAGAGACCCTTGGCGAACTCAGCCGCGGTCAGTGGTGGCAGCTGGCTCTGAAGGACGAAGACGATGCGAAAATCGTTGAAGCCCTGAACGAGCAGTACGAGATCCAGAAGCGCTCGCTCGACGCACGCTTCGAGGACAAAGTCGAGAAGGTCCGTCGTGGTGACGATCTTCCGCCGGGTGTCATGAAGATGGTTAAGGTCTTTATCGCCGTGAAGCGCAAGCTTCAGCCGGGCGATAAGATGGCAGGTCGTCACGGCAACAAGGGTGTTATCTCCCGCGTTGTTCCGATCGAAGACATGCCGTTCCTTGCCGATGGTACTCCGGTCGACTTCGTGCTGAACCCGCTGGGCGTTCCGTCGCGTATGAACGTTGGTCAGATCCTTGAAACCCACATGGGTTGGGCATCGCGTGGTCTGGGTCTCCAGATCGACGAAGCTCTGGACGAGTACCGCCGCTCGGGCGACATGACCCCGGTTCGTGACGCGCTGAAGATCACCTACGGTGACGACGTCTACGAGGAAGGCTTTGCCGATCTCGAAGAGCAGAAGTTGCTGGAACTCGCAGGCAACGCCCGTGGCGGTGTTCCGATTGCGACTCCGGTCTTCGACGGCGCCAAGGAAGCCGACGTCAACGACGCGCTTGCGCGTGCTGGCTTCGACACATCGGGTCAGTCGGATCTGTTCGACGGCCGCACTGGTGAGAAGTTCGCCCGTCAGGTAACTGTCGGCGTGAAGTACCTGCTCAAGCTGCACCACCTGGTCGACGACAAGATCCACGCTCGTTCGACTGGTCCGTACTCGCTCGTCACCCAGCAGCCGCTCGGTGGTAAGGCGCAGTTCGGTGGTCAGCGCTTCGGGGAAATGGAAGTCTGGGCTCTCGAAGCCTACGGCGCTGCATACACCCTGCAGGAAATGCTCACCGTCAAGTCGGACGACGTTGCCGGCCGTACCAAGGTCTACGAGTCGATCGTCAAAGGCGAAGACAACTTCGAAGCCGGTGTTCCGGAATCGTTCAATGTTCTCGTCAAAGAAGTTCGGGGCCTCGGCCTCAACATGGAACTCCTGGATGCGGAGGACGACGAGTGA
- a CDS encoding glycosyltransferase: MAVRQIQALGLCRWSYPSQPGAFKWDGETFEDLIAQIYDPDRLAMRLLFLENVWLPSVRSQIDKDFEIVMLMGDDLPVRAEVEALIKDVPQIKPVYMPTGRNHREVCNEVMIAHRDPDAKVIAEFRLDDDDAVAAEFVAMARSEFLKFRPMFYDATRVALNFTSGFVLDAGEDVTITPVDARCWVPGTVQYCRPHNPHSLLDIPHLDIWKRMPVMSDGRVPMFIRGAHADNDSNLQRRLRESDGHQTSDEEISTILQVRFGIDMPMLRSAWKKHQAGLAGQS, encoded by the coding sequence GTGGCAGTTCGGCAAATTCAGGCGCTGGGGCTTTGCCGCTGGTCGTACCCATCCCAACCTGGTGCGTTCAAGTGGGACGGCGAGACCTTCGAGGACCTGATCGCCCAGATTTACGATCCCGACCGCCTCGCGATGCGGCTATTGTTCCTCGAGAATGTCTGGCTTCCATCCGTCCGTAGCCAGATCGACAAAGACTTCGAGATCGTCATGCTGATGGGGGACGACCTGCCGGTCAGGGCAGAGGTCGAGGCACTCATCAAAGACGTGCCGCAGATCAAGCCGGTCTACATGCCCACCGGGCGGAACCACCGCGAGGTCTGCAATGAAGTGATGATCGCCCACCGCGACCCTGACGCCAAAGTCATTGCGGAATTCCGTCTGGATGATGACGATGCCGTCGCTGCCGAGTTCGTCGCGATGGCCCGCAGCGAGTTCCTGAAATTCCGCCCGATGTTTTATGACGCGACCCGCGTTGCGCTGAATTTCACGAGCGGCTTCGTCCTCGACGCTGGCGAAGACGTTACCATCACGCCCGTCGATGCGCGTTGCTGGGTGCCAGGGACGGTGCAGTATTGCCGCCCTCATAATCCGCACAGCCTGCTCGACATTCCGCACCTCGATATCTGGAAGCGGATGCCCGTCATGTCTGATGGCCGTGTTCCGATGTTCATCCGTGGGGCCCACGCGGATAACGACAGCAATCTGCAACGCCGTTTACGCGAAAGTGATGGTCATCAGACCTCGGACGAAGAAATTTCGACGATCCTGCAGGTGCGCTTCGGAATTGACATGCCTATGTTACGTTCTGCTTGGAAGAAGCACCAAGCCGGTTTGGCCGGACAGAGTTGA
- the rpsL gene encoding 30S ribosomal protein S12 yields MPTIQQLIRKPRQPKIVKSKSQHLEQCPQKRGVCTRVYTTTPKKPNSAMRKVAKVRLTNGYEVISYIPGESHNLQEHSVVLIRGGRVKDLPGVRYHILRGVLDTQGVKNRKQRRSKYGAKRPK; encoded by the coding sequence ATGCCAACGATCCAACAGCTGATCCGCAAGCCGCGTCAGCCTAAAATTGTAAAGTCGAAGTCGCAGCACCTCGAGCAGTGCCCGCAGAAGCGTGGCGTTTGCACCCGTGTGTACACTACCACCCCGAAAAAACCGAACTCGGCTATGCGTAAGGTTGCGAAGGTTCGCCTGACCAACGGTTACGAAGTCATTTCGTACATTCCGGGCGAAAGCCACAACCTTCAGGAACACTCTGTTGTCCTGATCCGTGGCGGCCGTGTGAAAGACCTTCCGGGTGTCCGTTACCACATCCTCCGTGGTGTTCTGGATACCCAGGGCGTCAAGAACCGTAAGCAGCGCCGTTCGAAGTACGGTGCGAAGCGTCCGAAGTAA
- the rpoC gene encoding DNA-directed RNA polymerase subunit beta' — protein sequence MNQELTNNPFNPLTPTKAFDEIKVSLASPERILSWSYGEIKKPETINYRTFKPERDGLFCARIFGPIKDYECLCGKYKRMKYRGVVCEKCGVEVTLQKVRRERMGHIELAAPVAHIWFLKSLPSRIGLMLDMTLRDLERILYFENYVVIEPGLTDLTYGQLMSEEEFLDAQDTYGMDAFQANIGAEAIREMLSMIDLDATAEQLREELKEATGELKPKKIIKRLKIVESFLESGNRPEWMIMTVIPVIPPELRPLVPLDGGRFATSDLNDLYRRVINRNNRLKRLIELRAPDIIVRNEKRMLQEAVDALFDNGRRGRVITGANKRPLKSLSDMLKGKQGRFRQNLLGKRVDFSGRSVIVTGPELKLHQCGLPKKMALELFKPFIYSRLEAKGLSSTVKQAKKLVEKERPEVWDILDEVIREHPVMLNRAPTLHRLGIQAFEPTLIEGKAIQLHPLVCSAFNADFDGDQMAVHVPLSLEAQLEARVLMMSTNNVLSPANGAPIIVPSQDMVLGLYYTTTQRDGMVGEGMSFASIEEVEHALSAGVVHLHSKITARMKQIDEEGNEVIQRFETTPGRLRLGHLLPLNAKAPFSLVNRQLRKKEVQQVIDTVYRYCGQKESVIFCDQIMTMGFREAFRAGISFGKNDMVIPETKWTLVDETREQVKDFEQQYMDGLITQGEKYNKVVDAWSKCNDRVTEAMMQTISAKHYDENGSEKEINSVYMMAHSGARGSVTQMKQLGGMRGLMAKPSGEIIETPIISNFKEGLTVLEYFNSTHGARKGLSDTALKTANSGYLTRRLVDVAQDCIVREVDCGTNRAITAEAAVNDGEVVASLGERVLGRVSADDVLRPGTDEVIVKAGELIDERKADMIETASVQKMRVRSPLTCEAEDGVCAQCYGRDLARGTRVNIGEAVGIIAAQSIGEPGTQLTMRTFHIGGVAQGGQQSFLEASVNGKVEFRNANILTNQAGEQIAMGRNMVIAIMGEDGEERAQHKIGYGTKIFLSDGADVSRGDKMFEWDPYTLPIIAEKSGKARYVDLVSGISVREDTDDATGMTQRIVSDWRSVPRASDLKPEIIILDSDGEPMRKDDGNPVTYPMSVDAILSIEDGQDIHAGDVIARIPREGAKTKDITGGLPRVAELFEARRPKDHAIIAEIDGYVRFGKDYKNKRRIAIESSDDPDHKVEYMVPKGKHIPVQEGDFVQKGDYIMDGNPAPHDILSILGVEALANYMVDEVQEVYRLQGVKINDKHIEVIVRQMLQKWEIQDSGDTTLLKGETVDKVEFDEANAKAEARGGRPATGEPILLGITKASLQTRSFISAASFQETTRVLTEASVQGKRDKLVGLKENVIVGRLIPAGTGGATSRIRRIATDRDQAVIDVRREEAEQALQLEHNADNGSEGGEE from the coding sequence ATGAACCAGGAACTGACCAACAACCCGTTCAACCCGCTGACCCCGACCAAAGCGTTCGACGAAATCAAGGTTTCGCTCGCTTCGCCGGAACGGATCCTGTCGTGGTCGTACGGTGAGATCAAAAAGCCCGAAACCATCAACTACCGCACGTTCAAGCCTGAGCGTGACGGTCTGTTCTGTGCGCGTATTTTCGGACCGATCAAGGACTACGAGTGCCTTTGCGGTAAGTATAAGCGCATGAAGTACCGTGGCGTCGTCTGTGAAAAGTGCGGCGTCGAAGTCACCCTCCAGAAAGTCCGCCGCGAGCGTATGGGCCACATCGAACTGGCCGCTCCCGTCGCACACATCTGGTTCCTGAAGTCGCTCCCGAGCCGCATCGGTCTCATGCTAGACATGACCCTGCGCGATCTTGAGCGTATTCTGTACTTCGAAAACTACGTTGTGATCGAGCCGGGTCTGACCGACCTGACTTACGGCCAGCTGATGAGCGAAGAGGAATTCCTCGACGCGCAGGACACCTATGGCATGGACGCGTTCCAGGCTAACATCGGTGCCGAAGCTATCCGCGAGATGCTCTCGATGATCGACCTTGACGCCACTGCTGAGCAGCTGCGTGAAGAGCTGAAGGAAGCCACCGGCGAACTGAAGCCCAAGAAGATCATCAAGCGCCTGAAGATCGTTGAATCGTTCCTCGAGTCGGGCAACCGTCCCGAGTGGATGATCATGACCGTGATCCCGGTCATCCCGCCGGAACTGCGTCCGCTGGTTCCGCTCGATGGTGGCCGTTTCGCAACTTCGGATCTCAACGATCTGTATCGCCGCGTGATCAACCGTAACAACCGCCTCAAGCGACTGATCGAACTGCGCGCGCCGGACATCATCGTTCGCAACGAAAAGCGTATGCTTCAGGAAGCCGTTGACGCCCTGTTCGACAACGGCCGCCGTGGCCGCGTCATCACCGGCGCCAACAAGCGTCCGCTGAAGTCGCTCTCGGACATGCTGAAGGGTAAGCAGGGTCGCTTCCGTCAGAACCTTCTTGGTAAGCGCGTCGACTTCTCGGGTCGTTCGGTCATCGTGACCGGCCCGGAACTCAAGCTGCACCAGTGTGGTCTGCCGAAGAAGATGGCGCTCGAACTCTTCAAGCCGTTCATCTACTCGCGCCTCGAAGCCAAGGGTCTGTCCTCCACCGTGAAGCAGGCCAAGAAGCTCGTGGAAAAAGAGCGTCCGGAAGTTTGGGATATCCTCGACGAGGTTATCCGTGAGCACCCGGTCATGCTGAACCGTGCGCCTACGCTGCACCGTCTCGGCATCCAGGCATTCGAACCCACACTGATCGAAGGTAAGGCTATCCAGCTACACCCGCTCGTCTGTTCGGCATTCAACGCCGACTTCGACGGTGACCAGATGGCTGTCCACGTTCCGCTGTCGCTCGAAGCCCAGCTTGAAGCCCGCGTTCTGATGATGTCGACGAACAACGTTCTGTCGCCGGCAAACGGTGCACCGATCATCGTTCCGTCGCAGGATATGGTTCTGGGTCTGTACTACACCACGACCCAGCGTGACGGCATGGTCGGTGAAGGCATGTCCTTCGCTTCGATCGAAGAAGTAGAGCACGCTCTGTCGGCTGGCGTCGTTCACCTGCACTCGAAGATCACCGCTCGTATGAAGCAGATCGACGAAGAAGGTAACGAAGTCATCCAGCGCTTCGAAACCACTCCGGGCCGTCTGCGCCTCGGTCACCTTCTGCCGCTGAACGCGAAGGCTCCTTTCAGCCTCGTGAACCGTCAGCTGCGTAAGAAGGAAGTCCAGCAGGTCATCGACACCGTCTACCGTTATTGCGGTCAGAAAGAGTCGGTTATCTTCTGTGACCAGATCATGACCATGGGCTTCCGCGAAGCTTTCCGTGCTGGCATCTCGTTCGGTAAGAACGACATGGTTATTCCGGAAACCAAGTGGACACTCGTTGACGAGACCCGTGAACAGGTCAAGGACTTCGAGCAGCAGTACATGGACGGCCTGATCACTCAGGGCGAAAAGTACAACAAAGTTGTCGATGCTTGGTCGAAGTGTAACGACCGCGTCACCGAAGCCATGATGCAGACCATCTCGGCGAAGCATTACGACGAGAACGGCTCTGAGAAAGAGATCAACTCGGTCTACATGATGGCCCACTCGGGTGCTCGTGGTTCGGTTACCCAGATGAAGCAGCTGGGCGGTATGCGTGGTCTTATGGCCAAGCCGTCGGGCGAGATTATCGAAACTCCGATTATCTCGAACTTCAAAGAAGGTCTGACCGTTCTCGAGTACTTCAACTCGACCCACGGCGCCCGTAAGGGTCTGTCGGATACCGCTCTGAAGACCGCGAACTCGGGTTACCTGACCCGTCGTCTCGTTGACGTCGCTCAGGACTGTATCGTTCGTGAAGTCGACTGTGGCACCAACCGCGCGATCACCGCAGAAGCTGCTGTGAACGACGGTGAAGTTGTCGCCTCGCTGGGCGAGCGCGTTCTGGGCCGTGTATCGGCTGACGACGTTCTGCGTCCGGGCACTGACGAAGTCATCGTCAAGGCCGGCGAGCTGATCGACGAACGTAAGGCAGACATGATCGAAACCGCTAGCGTGCAGAAAATGCGCGTCCGCAGCCCGCTCACCTGTGAGGCTGAGGATGGCGTATGTGCGCAGTGTTACGGTCGTGACCTCGCTCGCGGTACCCGCGTGAACATCGGCGAAGCTGTCGGCATCATCGCTGCTCAGTCGATCGGTGAACCGGGCACCCAGCTGACCATGCGTACCTTCCACATCGGTGGTGTTGCGCAGGGTGGCCAGCAGTCGTTCCTCGAAGCTTCGGTCAACGGTAAGGTCGAGTTCCGTAACGCCAACATCCTGACCAATCAGGCTGGTGAGCAGATCGCTATGGGTCGTAACATGGTCATCGCCATCATGGGCGAAGACGGTGAAGAGCGCGCCCAGCACAAGATCGGCTACGGTACGAAGATCTTCCTGTCGGATGGCGCTGATGTCAGCCGCGGCGACAAAATGTTCGAGTGGGACCCCTATACCCTCCCGATCATCGCCGAAAAGTCCGGTAAGGCTCGCTACGTCGACCTCGTCTCGGGCATCTCTGTCCGTGAAGATACCGACGATGCAACCGGCATGACCCAGCGTATCGTTTCGGACTGGCGTTCTGTACCGCGTGCAAGCGACCTCAAGCCCGAGATCATCATCCTCGACTCGGATGGTGAGCCGATGCGCAAGGATGACGGCAACCCCGTCACCTACCCGATGTCGGTCGACGCCATTCTGTCGATCGAAGACGGTCAGGACATCCATGCTGGTGACGTTATCGCGCGTATTCCGCGTGAAGGCGCCAAGACCAAGGACATCACCGGTGGTCTGCCGCGCGTTGCGGAACTGTTCGAAGCCCGTCGTCCGAAAGACCACGCTATCATCGCAGAGATCGATGGCTACGTCCGCTTCGGCAAGGACTACAAGAACAAGCGTCGTATCGCGATCGAGAGCTCGGATGATCCGGATCACAAGGTCGAGTACATGGTGCCCAAGGGTAAGCACATTCCGGTTCAGGAAGGTGACTTTGTCCAGAAGGGTGACTACATCATGGACGGTAACCCCGCGCCGCACGACATTCTGTCGATCCTCGGTGTAGAGGCTCTTGCCAACTACATGGTGGACGAAGTTCAGGAAGTTTACCGCCTTCAGGGTGTTAAGATTAACGATAAACACATCGAGGTTATCGTTCGTCAGATGCTCCAGAAGTGGGAAATCCAGGACTCGGGCGACACCACGCTGCTCAAGGGCGAAACCGTGGACAAGGTCGAATTCGACGAAGCCAACGCCAAAGCGGAAGCCCGCGGCGGTCGTCCGGCAACCGGCGAACCGATCCTTCTCGGTATCACCAAGGCATCGCTGCAGACCCGTTCGTTCATCTCGGCTGCGTCGTTCCAGGAAACCACCCGCGTGCTTACCGAAGCTTCGGTTCAGGGCAAGCGCGACAAGCTGGTTGGTCTCAAGGAAAACGTCATCGTTGGTCGTCTCATCCCGGCTGGTACCGGTGGTGCTACCTCGCGTATCCGTCGCATTGCGACCGACCGCGACCAGGCAGTCATCGATGTTCGTCGCGAAGAGGCCGAGCAGGCTCTCCAGCTCGAGCACAATGCCGACAACGGTTCGGAGGGTGGCGAGGAGTAA